The Gasterosteus aculeatus chromosome 17, fGasAcu3.hap1.1, whole genome shotgun sequence genome includes a window with the following:
- the tspo gene encoding translocator protein produces the protein MWLPMLGMTALPHLGGLYGGYITRKEVKTWYTTLQKPSWRPPNAAFPVVWTCLYTGMGYGSYLVWKELGGFTEDALVPLGLYGMQLALNWAWTPIFFRAHKLKLALMEIVLLTGTVGATMVSWYPISRTASLLMAPYLAWLCLATSLNYCIWRDNREEKKE, from the exons ATGTGGCTGCCCATGCTGGGGATGACGGCCCTTCCACACCTGGGAGGGCTCTACGGCGGTTACATCACACGCAAAGAGGTGAAGACCTGGTACACGACCCTGCAGAAACCATCGTGGCGTCCACCAAACGCAGCATTCCCTGTAGTGTGGACCTGTCTGTATACGGGAATGGG ATATGGTTCCTACCTTGTGTGGAAAGAGCTGGGAGGTTTTACTGAGGACGCACTGGTTCCACTGGGACTTTATGGGATGCAGCTAGCTCTGAACTGGGCCTGGACTCCGATTTTCTTTCGCGCGCACAAGCTGAAATTG GCACTCATGGAAATTGTGCTCCTGACTGGGACTGTTGGAGCCACCATGGTGTCCTGGTATCCCATCAGCCGCACCGCCTCCCTGCTGATGGCACCTTACCTGGCCTGGCTGTGCCTCGCTACTTCTCTCAACTACTGCATATGGAGAGACAacagggaggagaaaaaggagtaG
- the uqcc2 gene encoding ubiquinol-cytochrome-c reductase complex assembly factor 2 gives MSATRYRRFLKLCEEWPRDEAKKARDLGTFLRQRVASAFREGENTQISDPEKCDLMYESLARINGNFYRQRFPRVRDTSFTGVTAEECKLLLTGNVQQMDEDKKGLWKTLMERFSKSPEDVPEKAPEK, from the exons ATGTCTGCCACCAGGTACCGTCGGTTCCTGAAGCTGTGCGAGGAATGGCCCCGAGACGAGGCCAAGAAAGCACGGGATTTGGGAACATTTCTGCGCCAGAGGGTCGCCTCAGCCTTCCGCGAGGGTGAAAACACACAG ATCTCCGATCCAGAGAAGTGTGACCTCATGTATGAAAGTTTGGCTCGTATTAATGGTAATTTCTACAGACAACGA TTCCCCCGTGTAAGAGACACAAGCTTTACTGGAGTCACAGCGGAAGAGTGTAAATTGCTTCTAACAG GAAATGTGCAGCAGATGGACGAGGACAAAAAGGGTTTGTGGAAGACGTTAATGGAGAGGTTCTCCAAATCACCAGAAGATGTTCCAGAAAAAGCTCCTGAAAAATaa
- the tomm6 gene encoding mitochondrial import receptor subunit TOM6 homolog, producing MSGANVKKGPSATVTEWIGTACRFVTDRNDFRRNLMVNLGLFAAGVWVARNLSDFDLMSPQPVT from the exons ATGAGTGGAGCAAACGTTAAAAAGGGTCCTTCCGCCACTGTGACGGAGTGGATCGGCACAGCTTGTCGATTTGTAACGGACAGAAACGACTTTAGAAG GAATCTAATGGTCAACCTGGGCTTGTTTGCAGCCGGTGTTTGGGTTGCACGAAATCTCTCCGATTTTGATCTGATGTCTCCTCAGCCAGTCACCTAA
- the c17h1orf74 gene encoding UPF0739 protein C1orf74 homolog, producing the protein MSTQELFVAAARKCLSAGRKSLSVSQSLDLAAQVSAVDLGLKPALLYDSNGAGADEVQQYLSSLQSSQLVSKSLLTLDLNGNSLIVNTLAVRSNAERQFHFNDVAVIDVCHTLETPAIADALGGETKNMTEDLLLLLSGFEQLTAAEKPHYVGEKSDGWNLCTLFGVLLGFPVTYWFDQTKSFENCLSMTPLVVTTASATWQSDSGGHQCCLYSFSFPAVLFKALQSNLKHWRLCLQERFNQQNVLKDLKFSQSTVTLPSVCL; encoded by the coding sequence ATGTCTACTCAGGAGCTCTTTGTAGCTGCAGCTCGTAAATGTTTGTCTGCTGGTAGAaaatctctctccgtctcccagaGTCTGGATTTGGCCGCCCAGGTCTCAGCTGTTGATTTGGGACTGAAACCGGCTTTATTGTACGATAGCAACGGAGCCGGAGCAGATGAGGTGCAGCAGTATTTGAGCTCTTTGCAGTCTTCCCAGCTCGTGTCTAAATCACTTCTCACGTTGGATTTGAATGGAAACAGTCTTATTGTTAATACGCTTGCAGTCCGATCGAATGCGGAACGCCAGTTTCATTTTAACGACGTGGCTGTTATTGATGTCTGCCACACGCTGGAGACACCCGCCATCGCTGACGCGCTGGGAGGAGAGACAAAGAACATGACAGAAGATTTACTGCTTCTCCTCAGCGGGTTTGAACAACTGACGGCGGCTGAGAAACCTCATTATGTCGGAGAGAAGTCCGATGGGTGGAACCTCTGCACCttgtttggtgttttgttgGGTTTTCCTGTCACTTACTGGTTTGATCAGACAAAGAGCTTTGAAAACTGTCTGTCAATGACTCCCCTGGTAGTAACTACAGCTTCAGCAACATGGCAGTCAGACTCCGGGGGTCACCAATGTTGTCTGTACTCCTTCAGCTTCCCGGCTGTTCTGTTTAAAGCGCTGCAGTCCAATCTGAAACACTGGCGGCTTTGTTTACAAGAAAGATTTAATCAGCAAAATGTCCTAAAGGATCTTAAATTTAGTCAATCAACAGTAACTCTGCCCTCAGTCTGTTTGTGA
- the sirt4 gene encoding NAD-dependent protein lipoamidase sirtuin-4, mitochondrial isoform X2: MRLPRRLLTPPPAAVRRASSGSAGAVSFVPACSTTDRRSVERLQDFVSRASRLFVISGAGLSTESGIPDYRSEGVGLYARTDRRPMQHAEFVRSAKSRQRYWARNFVGWPQFSSRQPNSAHEALRKWEQRGKLHWLVTQNVDALHSKTGHERLTELHGCAHRVLCLGCGDISPRTELQTRFVALNPDWRAQTGEVAPDGDVFIEDELVLNFRVPSCENCGGVLKPEVTFFGDTVNKGTVQFVHDRLGESDAVLVVGSSLQVYSGYRFLLAAGDRKMPVAIVNIGSTRADHLAELKVIGRCAEVLSVMRPL, from the exons ATGAGATTACCACGGCGGCTCCTCACACCGCCTCCAGCCGCTGTACGGAGGGCATCCTCGGGCTCCGCGGGCGCGGTGAGCTTCGTCCCGGCAtgcagcaccacggacagaCGCTCCGTGGAGCGGCTGCAGGACTTTGTGTCCCGAGCGAGTCGCCTGTTCGTCATCAGCGGAGCTGGACTCTCCACCGAGTCCGGGATCCCCGACTATCGTTCGGAGGGTGTCGGGCTATACGCCCGCACGGACAGGCGACCCATGCAGCACGCAGAGTTTGTGCGCAGCGCAAAGTCCCGTCAGCGCTACTGGGCCCGGAACTTCGTCGGGTGGCCGCAGTTCTCCTCCCGTCAGCCGAACTCCGCGCACGAGGCCCTGCGGAAGTGGGAGCAGAGAGGCAAGCTGCACTGGCTGGTGACACAGAATGTGGATGCTCTGCATTCAAAGACGGGACACGAAAGGCTGACTGAGCTCCACggctgcgcccacag GGTGCTGTGTCTCGGCTGTGGGGACATCTCGCCAAGGACGGAGCTGCAGACGCGATTTGTCGCACTAAACCCGGACTGGAGAGCACAGACAGGTGAGGTGGCGCCTGATGGGGATGTCTTCATAGAGGACGAGCTGGTCCTCAATTTCAGAGTTCCCTCGTGCGAGAACTGTGGAGGGGTACTGAAGCCTGAGGTCACGTTTTTTGGAGACACCGTGAACAAAGGGACGGTTCAGTTTGTGCACGACCGACTGGGGGAGTCCGATGCGGTGCTGGTGGTGGGGTCATCGTTACAG GTGTATTCGGGATACAGGTTCTTACTAGCAGCTGGTGATCGGAAAATGCCAGTCGCCATTGTGAACATTGGGTCCACGAGGGCCGACCACCTGGCTGAGCTGAAAGTGATCGGACGCTGTGCTGAAGTGCTGTCAGTCATGCGACCTCTCTGA
- the sirt4 gene encoding NAD-dependent protein lipoamidase sirtuin-4, mitochondrial isoform X1 has product MRLPRRLLTPPPAAVRRASSGSAGAVSFVPACSTTDRRSVERLQDFVSRASRLFVISGAGLSTESGIPDYRSEGVGLYARTDRRPMQHAEFVRSAKSRQRYWARNFVGWPQFSSRQPNSAHEALRKWEQRGKLHWLVTQNVDALHSKTGHERLTELHGCAHRCVDICVLRVLCLGCGDISPRTELQTRFVALNPDWRAQTGEVAPDGDVFIEDELVLNFRVPSCENCGGVLKPEVTFFGDTVNKGTVQFVHDRLGESDAVLVVGSSLQVYSGYRFLLAAGDRKMPVAIVNIGSTRADHLAELKVIGRCAEVLSVMRPL; this is encoded by the exons ATGAGATTACCACGGCGGCTCCTCACACCGCCTCCAGCCGCTGTACGGAGGGCATCCTCGGGCTCCGCGGGCGCGGTGAGCTTCGTCCCGGCAtgcagcaccacggacagaCGCTCCGTGGAGCGGCTGCAGGACTTTGTGTCCCGAGCGAGTCGCCTGTTCGTCATCAGCGGAGCTGGACTCTCCACCGAGTCCGGGATCCCCGACTATCGTTCGGAGGGTGTCGGGCTATACGCCCGCACGGACAGGCGACCCATGCAGCACGCAGAGTTTGTGCGCAGCGCAAAGTCCCGTCAGCGCTACTGGGCCCGGAACTTCGTCGGGTGGCCGCAGTTCTCCTCCCGTCAGCCGAACTCCGCGCACGAGGCCCTGCGGAAGTGGGAGCAGAGAGGCAAGCTGCACTGGCTGGTGACACAGAATGTGGATGCTCTGCATTCAAAGACGGGACACGAAAGGCTGACTGAGCTCCACggctgcgcccacag gtgtGTTGATATATGTGTCCTCAGGGTGCTGTGTCTCGGCTGTGGGGACATCTCGCCAAGGACGGAGCTGCAGACGCGATTTGTCGCACTAAACCCGGACTGGAGAGCACAGACAGGTGAGGTGGCGCCTGATGGGGATGTCTTCATAGAGGACGAGCTGGTCCTCAATTTCAGAGTTCCCTCGTGCGAGAACTGTGGAGGGGTACTGAAGCCTGAGGTCACGTTTTTTGGAGACACCGTGAACAAAGGGACGGTTCAGTTTGTGCACGACCGACTGGGGGAGTCCGATGCGGTGCTGGTGGTGGGGTCATCGTTACAG GTGTATTCGGGATACAGGTTCTTACTAGCAGCTGGTGATCGGAAAATGCCAGTCGCCATTGTGAACATTGGGTCCACGAGGGCCGACCACCTGGCTGAGCTGAAAGTGATCGGACGCTGTGCTGAAGTGCTGTCAGTCATGCGACCTCTCTGA